A region from the Pungitius pungitius chromosome 16, fPunPun2.1, whole genome shotgun sequence genome encodes:
- the rps6ka4 gene encoding ribosomal protein S6 kinase alpha-4: MSGDTSDSSDDSDAKTNEMACTVKHQITNANLTGHSERVGMENFELLKVLGTGAYGKVFLVRKNTGHDVGQLYAMKVLKKAAIVQKAKTTEHTRTERQVLEHIRQSPFLVTLHYAFQTQSKLHLILDYVSGGEMFTHLYQRDHFPEEAVRIYIGEIILALEHLHKLGIVYRDIKLENILLDSEGHVVLTDFGLSKEFLEEEKERTYSFCGTIEYMAPEIIRGKSGHGKSVDWWSLGILMFELLTGASPFTLEGERNSQGEVSKRILRCDPPFPSMIEPTAQDLLRKLLVKDPHRRLGSGPRGSEDIKAHAFFKGLNWADLAQRKVQSPFRPELKSELDVGNFAEEFTEMDPVYSPASTPPSTDRLFQGYSFVAPSILFNKNAVMGDFVKSHTGADRPASASVQRSAILEESQFFQHYELCLHGPPLGEGSFSVCRKCRHKQTGNEFAVKIVSRRMEANTQREVAALRQCETHPNIVKLHEVYTDQYHTYLVMELLRGGELLERIKRKKLFGEAEASQLLQSLVSAVSFMHEAGVVHRDLKPENVLFADEAEDSMLKVIDFGFARLCPAGSAPLQTPCFTLQYAAPELFESAGYDKACDLWSLGVILYTMLSGQVPFQSEQRGMTSSYAADIMQKIKEGDFSLDGEAWKGVSEDAKELVKGLLTVDPETRLKLSDLKENSWLQGAASMSTTPLCTPDVLESSGPTVRTYVNATYKAFNLGKREGFFLKSVDNAPLAKRRKLKMTSTGVETRWSSSSSSSSSSTSSSASATTSKTQPKQTGTPKQTGTPKQTS; the protein is encoded by the exons CTAACCTCACAGGTCACTCTGAGAGGGTCGGTATGGAGAACTTTGAGCTGCTCAAAGTTTTGGGCACAGGAG cTTATGGTAAGGTGTTTTTGGTCAGGAAGAATACCGGTCACGATGTGGGCCAGCTCTATGCTATGAAG GTGTTAAAGAAAGCAGCTATTGTTCAAAAGGCAAAGACGACCGAGCACACTCGCACTGAGAGGCAGGTGCTGGAACACATCCGCCAGTCCCCCTTCCTGGTCACGCTTCACTACGCCTTTCAGACGCAGAGCAAGCTGCATCTCATCCTGG ACTATGTGAGCGGCGGGGAGATGTTCACTCACCTGTACCAGCGGGACCACTTCCCAGAGGAGGCGGTGCGGATCTATATTGGGGAAATAATCCTGGCCCTGGAGCACCTGCACAAG CTGGGGATTGTCTACAGAGACATCAAATTGGAAAACATTCTTCTGGACAGTGAAGGCCATGTGGTGTTGACAGATTTTGGGCTAAGCAAGGAGTTTCTGGAAGAAGAG AAGGAAAGGACCTACTCTTTCTGTGGCACCATTGAGTACATGGCACCTGAGATCATCAGGGGGAAATCAGGGCATGGCAAG TCGGTAGATTGGTGGAGTCTTGGGATCCTGATGTTTGAGCTTCTGACGGGCGCTTCTCCTTTTACCCTGGAGGGCGAGAGGAACTCCCAGGGCGAGGTGTCGAA ACGTATTTTGCGGTGTGATCCCCCGTTCCCCTCTATGATCGAACCCACTGCTCAGGACCTGCTGAGGAAGTTGTTGGTGAAAGATCCTCACCGGCGGCTGGGCTCGGGGCCGCGGGGGTCCGAAGACATCAAAGCACACGCCTTCTTCAAG GGGCTGAACTGGGCCGACCTAGCACAGAGGAAGGTGCAGAGTCCTTTCAGGCCCGAGCTGAAGAGCGAACTGGACGTCGGGAACTTTGCTGAGGAATTCACCGAGATGGATCCCGTGTACTCTCCGGCGAGCACGCCGCCGAGCACCGACCGCCTGTTCCAG GGTTACTCCTTTGTTGCCCCTTCCATCCTGTTCAACAAGAATGCGGTCATGGGAGACTTTGTTAAATCCCACACCGGTGCTGATCGTCCGGCTTCAGCCTCGGTCCAACGCAGTGCAATACTAGAG GAATCCCAGTTTTTTCAGCACTATGAGCTGTGTCTTCATGGGCCACCCCTGGGTGAGGGTAGCTTCTCCGTGTGCAGAAAATGCCGACATAAGCAAACTGGCAACGAGTTCGCCGTCAAGATAGTCAGCCGGAG AATGGAGGCCAACACCCAGAGGGAGGTTGCTGCTTTGAGGCAATGCGAAACTCACCCAAACATTGTCAAGCTGCATGAAGTGTACACTGATCAG TACCACACATATCTAGTGATGGAGCTCCTGCGAGGTGGGGAGTTGCTGGAAAGGATTAAGAGGAAGAAACTCTTTGGAGAGGCGGAGGCCAGTCAGCTGTTACAGAGCCTGGTCTCTGCGGTCAGCTTCATGCACGAGGCCGGAGTCGTGCACCGAGACCTCAAACCAGAA AATGTGCTGTTTGCAGATGAGGCGGAGGACTCCATGCTGAAAGTAATAGATTTTGGATTTGCCCGCCTGTGCCCAGCAGGCAGCGCCCCCCTGCAGACTCCCTGCTTCACGCTGCAGTACGCTGCACCTGAACTTTTTGAGAGCGCAGGTTACGACAAAGCCTGCGACCTCTGGAGTCTCGGGGTCATCTTG TACACCATGCTGTCAGGCCAGGTGCCATTTCAGAGTGAGCAGCGGGGGATGACCTCATCGTACGCTGCTGACATCATGCAAAAGATTAAAGAGGGCGATTTCTCATTGGACGGGGAGGCATGGAAGGGCGTATCGGAGGATGCCAAAGAGCTTGTTAAAG GCCTGCTGACAGTGGACCCAGAGACCCGTCTCAAACTGTCGGATCTGAAAGAGAACAGCTGGCTGCAGGGCGCAGCCTCCATGTCCACCACTCCTCTGTGCACTCCAGATGTGCTGGAGTCTAGCGGGCCTACCGTCCGCACCTATGTCAATGCCACCTACAAG GCTTTCAACCTTGGTAAGAGAGAGGGTTTCTTCCTGAAGAGTGTCGACAATGCTCCGCTTGCAAAGCGCAGAAAGCTGAAGATGACGAGCACAGGCGTCGAGACCCGCTGGagttcatcctcttcctcctcctcctcctccacttcgtcctctgCCTCTGCAACAACATCCAAAACTCAGCCAAAACAAACTGGGACCCCAAAGCAAACTGGGACCCCGAAGCAAACGAGCTAG